The Primulina eburnea isolate SZY01 chromosome 6, ASM2296580v1, whole genome shotgun sequence genome contains a region encoding:
- the LOC140834809 gene encoding cold-responsive protein kinase 1-like isoform X2, with protein sequence MGCCCFGASTLHQKKRNKNAHHSTEDQEGPQISKTKNFSYNELREATNNFQHSSKIGRGGFGTVYKGTLKNGKKVAVKTLSAGSKQGAREFLTEIDTISNVKHPNLVELVGCCVNGTNHILVYEYLENKSIDRALLGTNRSVNLNWEKRSNICLGTARGLAYLHEELLPHIVHRDIKASNILLDEDFRPKIGDFGLAKLFPQDITHISTKIAGTTGYLAPEYALGGQLTMKADVYSFGVLTLEVVSGKSSGNTNHGGMQKLLVEWAWELHEEGKLLDLVDPELESFPEDQVLRYMKVALFCTQANASRRPLMSQLG encoded by the exons GGCCCCAAATCTCTAAGACAAAGAACTTCTCATACAATGAATTAAGAGAAGCAACAAACAACTTCCAACACAGCAGCAAAATAGGACGAGGAGGTTTTGGGACAGTTTACAAG GGAACTCTAAAAAATGGAAAGAAAGTTGCTGTGAAGACACTTTCTGCCGGGTCAAAGCAAGGAGCGCGTGAGTTTTTGACTGAGATTGACACTATATCCAATGTTAAACACCCAAACCTAGTTGAGTTAGTTGGGTGCTGCGTCAATGGTACCAACCACATTTTGGTGTATGAATATTTAGAGAATAAGAGCATCGATCGAGCATTGTTAG GTACGAACAGGTCTGTTAATCTGAACTGGGAAAAGAGGTCTAATATTTGCTTGGGAACTGCTCGTGGACTTGCATATCTTCATGAAGAACTTTTACCTCACATTGTACACAGAGATATCAAAGCTAGTAATATACTACTGGACGAGGACTTCCGACCTAAAATTGGAGACTTTGGATTAGCTAAACTTTTCCCCCAAGATATCACCCACATCAGCACAAAAATAGCAGGAACAAC TGGCTACCTGGCACCTGAATATGCCTTAGGTGGTCAGTTAACTATGAAGGCCGATGTATACAGCTTTGGGGTTCTAACTCTTGAAGTTGTGAGTGGCAAGAGCAGTGGAAACACCAATCACGGAGGAATGCAGAAATTGCTTGTCGAATGG GCCTGGGAGCTGCACGAAGAAGGTAAACTGTTGGATCTTGTCGACCCAGAATTGGAATCATTTCCAGAGGACCAGGTTCTTAGGTACATGAAAGTGGCCCTTTTCTGCACCCAAGCAAATGCTAGCAGAAGGCCCCTAATGAGCCAG CTCGGCTAA
- the LOC140834809 gene encoding cold-responsive protein kinase 1-like isoform X1, with protein sequence MGCCCFGASTLHQKKRNKNAHHSTEDQEGPQISKTKNFSYNELREATNNFQHSSKIGRGGFGTVYKGTLKNGKKVAVKTLSAGSKQGAREFLTEIDTISNVKHPNLVELVGCCVNGTNHILVYEYLENKSIDRALLGTNRSVNLNWEKRSNICLGTARGLAYLHEELLPHIVHRDIKASNILLDEDFRPKIGDFGLAKLFPQDITHISTKIAGTTGYLAPEYALGGQLTMKADVYSFGVLTLEVVSGKSSGNTNHGGMQKLLVEWAWELHEEGKLLDLVDPELESFPEDQVLRYMKVALFCTQANASRRPLMSQVIEMLSKNVRLNENQLKPPGFFETSARLSGTMFKNKSSEASTSHQMSTFPITITQVTPR encoded by the exons GGCCCCAAATCTCTAAGACAAAGAACTTCTCATACAATGAATTAAGAGAAGCAACAAACAACTTCCAACACAGCAGCAAAATAGGACGAGGAGGTTTTGGGACAGTTTACAAG GGAACTCTAAAAAATGGAAAGAAAGTTGCTGTGAAGACACTTTCTGCCGGGTCAAAGCAAGGAGCGCGTGAGTTTTTGACTGAGATTGACACTATATCCAATGTTAAACACCCAAACCTAGTTGAGTTAGTTGGGTGCTGCGTCAATGGTACCAACCACATTTTGGTGTATGAATATTTAGAGAATAAGAGCATCGATCGAGCATTGTTAG GTACGAACAGGTCTGTTAATCTGAACTGGGAAAAGAGGTCTAATATTTGCTTGGGAACTGCTCGTGGACTTGCATATCTTCATGAAGAACTTTTACCTCACATTGTACACAGAGATATCAAAGCTAGTAATATACTACTGGACGAGGACTTCCGACCTAAAATTGGAGACTTTGGATTAGCTAAACTTTTCCCCCAAGATATCACCCACATCAGCACAAAAATAGCAGGAACAAC TGGCTACCTGGCACCTGAATATGCCTTAGGTGGTCAGTTAACTATGAAGGCCGATGTATACAGCTTTGGGGTTCTAACTCTTGAAGTTGTGAGTGGCAAGAGCAGTGGAAACACCAATCACGGAGGAATGCAGAAATTGCTTGTCGAATGG GCCTGGGAGCTGCACGAAGAAGGTAAACTGTTGGATCTTGTCGACCCAGAATTGGAATCATTTCCAGAGGACCAGGTTCTTAGGTACATGAAAGTGGCCCTTTTCTGCACCCAAGCAAATGCTAGCAGAAGGCCCCTAATGAGCCAGGTCATTGAAATGCTCTCAAAAAATGTACGTCTTAACGAAAATCAACTCAAGCCTCCCGGCTTCTTTGAAACCTCAGCTCGGCTAAGTGGCACAATGTTTAAGAATAAGTCCTCAGAAGCTTCTACTAGCCATCAGATGAGTACTTTTCCCATCACAATCACTCAGGTTACCCCAAGATAA
- the LOC140835518 gene encoding epoxide hydrolase 2-like, whose amino-acid sequence MEEIKHEHILVNGLKLHVAQIGSSSSPPVVFLHGFPEIWYSWRHQMIAVAKAGFRAVAFDYRGYGLSEPPPEPEKASFLDLLADLLALLDALVPYGYLPKVEVPALLIMGEKDYAFKYPGMGDYIKSGMVKTFVPELEIVYLPEGSHFIQEQSPEEVNYLIVNFLKCHV is encoded by the exons ATGGAAGAAATAAAGCACGAGCACATACTAGTCAATGGGCTGAAGCTCCACGTGGCGCAAATCGGGAGCTCTTCCTCGCCGCCTGTGGTTTTCTTGCACGGGTTTCCTGAAATATGGTACTCGTGGCGCCACCAGATGATCGCCGTCGCCAAGGCTGGTTTCCGAGCTGTTGCTTTCGATTACAGAGGATATGGGTTGTCCGAACCGCCCCCGGAACCCGAAAAGGCATCTTTCTTGGACCTTTTGGCTGACCTCCTTGCTCTTCTGGATGCCCTTGTTCCTTATGG ATATCTTCCAAAAGTTGAAGTCCCAGCTCTGCTGATAATGGGCGAGAAGGACTACGCCTTCAAATATCCAGGAATGGGTGACTACATAAAGAGCGGAATGGTGAAAACATTCGTTCCAGAGCTGGAAATAGTGTACTTGCCTGAAGGAAGTCATTTTATCCAAGAGCAATCGCCTGAGGAAGTGAACTACCTTATTGTCAACTTCCTCAAATGCCATGTCTAA